cagcagcttgttgaatcaatgctatgtagaattaaggcagttctgaaggtgaaagggggtcaaacacattattagtatggtgttcctaataatcctttaggtgagtatatatgtaaatatatccTGTACATTTACATGGAAAGAATTGCTTGCTTTACTATGTTGTGATTTGGCCTGTTACCCTATTAAGTGTCGATTAAAAGATTTTTCAGTAATCCTATAAATAATCTTCATGACAGTTAAACAAAGTCTAAATCATCAATAGAGGTTCACTTCTGCAAATGTTCCCAAACATTCACTGTACACATGAGTTTATAGTATAGTTCACATCAACAAAACTAAATCCTTACAGCAAACAAAATCAAGTACGAGACAAACCGATGTTCATTCTTTAAACCCTGCATTTTCAGGCATGTTTTAAATACTTCTGTCGCTCGTGCTGGCATTGGAGACACTCTATGGATGTGCTGAAGAACCATCAGCCTCTTATGCGAAACCAGAAGACCCTGAATCCCAACTAAACCCACAGAAGATCCATAGTAACGGTTGTTCTGGAAGCAACTGTGGGATTCACTGTTTTAGGGAAGACTTTAAGTGTGAGTCTGAGGAAACAAGGATGTTTTTCTTGAGCAAGTTCTTGCGTTGTTGCACCTGCATGAGTTCTCGTTCATTATGGCTCTATGCACCAAGGGGTTCAATGGTGACCCATTTGCACAGTTAACCAGACGGCCATCGCCATGGAGATGACCCTAGAAAGGTGGTCGGAGAAAACTTGCCACCTAGATTTTAAAAGTTCTGTTTTAGATTTCGCATGCAGAGAATATAAGTTTAATATCTTGAAAGTCTGACCCTCTAATGCAGGCAAATGCCAGTTGGTGCCTTTGGCTTTTCATTTGTTATTGCTTTTCTagacatttatttaatatttaatttaattagaTTTTATGGCCTGGTCTGCTTTTGATTTTTAGTCATTAAGTACTTTTACTCGCTTTTCTACCTGCTGGTTTGGGTCACACCATAGAAATATTaatccaagttttttttttttctgctcCAAGTGTCTTGTCCTGTTGAGCCATTTTTTAACAGTGCTATATGATTGTTGAGGATCCTGGCTTGTGATATGTTGCAGGAAGTATGACATCACAGCTGGCTGATGCTGTTGCTTAGCAACCACTTGCCATCATTCAACCATTAGATCAGATACAAGTTAACCCTAGGATATATTTTGGCCGCTGAGATTATGCTGTACATAGTTTTAATCAAATTGTTGTACTTTATTAACGTAGCACTGGGGAAAAAAGGTTTGCCAGtggttttatatttaatttgagCAGAATGAGGGGAAGTCCTCACTGTTACATTGACCTTgagttgtgtgtttgtgttaaaaaaaaaacaaaagtgtcTCTTAATCTTTAAGTAAATCTGTTTAGCTGCATTAGTCTCTTTTTCTTGTTGCCTTTTACAGCTGCTTTTTAGGATTTAAAAGTCTCTACCTCATTGCTCTGCAAGTGTTGCTATGGTTATTTACAAATGGAGATGATGTTCAGATTggacaaaataaagttgttGAAGCATTAAACCATTGCATGTCCTCTTTATTTATACAATTTAAAGATCAAATAGATTTGAATactacaataaggttgtatttgttactATTAGTACATTTATTAGCTAATATGAACATTAAGCAATACAGTTTATCAGCATTTATTATTGTATAAGCTAAGCTTATGTcaatacaattgttcatgttagttcattttgcattaactaatgttacaTAACAgatacaacttttaatttttaaaatgtattagtaaatgctaaaaataacaaactaagattaatgaatgcttttTGTTTATTGTTCATTTATAGCTAAtgtgttaactaatgttaacaaacacaaccttattgtaaCACAAAGTTAAAATCTAGTATAAATTAtactttttttcttattaaagaaataatcaataaaaccaataaaatTATTGATTTCATAGTCTAAAATGGTCCTTATTTTGTATGTGcttcaaactttaaaataatatgtataacctttaatcaaatgtaaaaccTTActtgaaataatgttttaatgcagtcCTGCAGAGGTTCTCTCAAAGTGCACTTGTGTATTATTAAGACAAAACTACAATTGAAATATATGAAATATAAGGCTCTTTGGTCCTGTTTGGAATCATTTTGGTTGAAGTCCATCAAGTCTATTATGTGAGTTCAGTCTGTTTAGTTTTTGGCAGACGGAAAGCAGCCAATCCTCCTGCCAGCAGGAGCGCAGCGACCAGCAGCAGAGGTACAGCACAATTGGAGTCGACCAGCTGCCCGAAAACTACATTTCCCATGATTGCCGCCACACGACCCACTCCGGTGAAAAACCCCAGAGCTGAGGAGCTAAAACAGAAAAACTGGAATTAATACAATTACATTTGAACTTAAGCCAAAGACATTCAGACAGTCTAACCCTGAGAATTACTCCTGATGATCATTATTGCAAAAAATGGTTTGTTCATAAATCGTAATGGTCGTGACATCACAAGCACCACATGATCATAGACATTTACAATTTCTAATATACATTTACATAAGAATTCACACTTTGTACTCAAAAAGTTACAGCTTGCAGCTTTAACTTGCAGaggtcttaaagggatagttcacccaaaaatgaaaataatgtcattaatgactcaccctctcatgtcgttccaaactcgtaagacctccgtttatcttcagaacacagtttaagaggtttaagatttagtccgagagcttgtagacccttcattgaaaatctatgtagggtatactgtccatgtccagaaatataataaaaacatcatcaaagtagtccatgtgacatcagtgggtcagttagaatgtgttgaagcatcgaatatacattttggtccaaaaataacaaaaactatgactttattcagtattgtcttctcttccggttcCGGATAACCtcacgtgttatctggtgcgcttcattttcatttacagtctgagggagacgcatgCTGCaagtatgaaaaaaaaaaacttcgcaaacatgtctgaggataacacgtcagccgcgtcactgcagtcacatgaCTTCGGTCTCGTGCATGCGGTTCACAACAGACCCGGAatagaagacaatgctgaatagttgtaatgtttaaaatttttggaccaaaatgtatttttgatgcttcaacacattctaactgacccactgatgtcacatgaactactttaatgatgtttttattacttttctgtacatggacagtataccgtacaaaGATTTTCAATagagggtcagaaagctcttggactaaatctaaaacatcttaaactgtgttctgaagatgaacggaggtcttacgagtttggaacgacatgaaggcgagtcattaattacattattttcatttttgggtgatctTTAAAAAATGCAGCGGCGAAAGTAGCCTGTAGTATTCTAGGGGTTTTAAAACAAACCAACATTATAAGTGGACTTAAGGAAAAAATATGTCTTTGTTTCTTTAGGTCTCACAATGAAAGACTGCAGGGATGATATATTTTTGTAGGCAAAACCCATaaagtaattagtaatattGTAATATTGTAGTAATATTGTACCCCCACTCAATATTTTAGTGCATACGCGTACATGGGACTACAGACGTTGTCTGGAACTTTAAAAGCCACAATGCATAAAAATCAATGAAAAATcaattacccccccccccccccaaaaaaaaagagtatttccttaaaaggaaacatgtttttaaatgttttaataacgttttaAAGAGTTGTCGGAAGATCTGTGGTGAAGACATTGGAGGTCGCATATAGCACAATGTTAGCTTTCAatttttagtaaatgcatttaaaattcaTCAAGTTGTGTTTACTTGTGAAGATTATCTTGATGGACATCTTTTTATGTCTTATTTATTTTGGCAATAATCCAAAAGCCTATGGAAAAATCTAGAGATGCGCAGATATGAAATTTTTACACCGATAACGATAGCCGATTATACAAACTGATATCTGCCAAAACTAATAGTTtggtgtttatattaacttgcgTTAACTAAATTCTAAAGATAACATTTTCTGAATGTATTCATATAATGATcattaatattaaacattaaactagtgatgtttctttacattttaatacacagagctcaaattcattgcattttcctgttctctattgattgacaggatatatcggccATGCCTATCGGCTGTTTTAAACTATTGGCCGATGCgtgaaaaaattacttttttcgTCCGACACCGATCATTGGCCAAAATATCGGTGAATCTCTAGAAAAATCCTATTGATGTGTCATCCCTGCATCTCTCAGTATTTACCGTAGTTGTGTGGGGTAAAGTTCGGTACCCAGCACGTCCAGAGCATTCCAGGAGACAACAGAAACTCCACTGAACACACAGGACACGATCAGACTCTGAGATTTGGTCTTCACCACGTAGATGATAAACACACTTACACTGGATACCAGCAAACTGACAGCTaccagagaaaaaaaaacacacacacattactaCATCATCCATCtgaccaatcaaaatgcagAATACTCCGAACGCCTGGATATCTCATTCGCATGCCATCATATAAACACTCAAATGTTGAAAATAGAAATATGCTGTACTAACAAAGCAAAATTTTTCCTCCCATTCTGTCCATGACGAGGATAGTGAAAATGTTTCCTGGCAAATTTGAAGCTGCAGTTATGAAACCTTCCATGTACACTAGAAAAACAGACACACATAGAGAAATGTTAACCAGAAGACTTGCCTATTGCTAATAATCTACATATGATCACATCATACCAGCAGTTTTGACAGGATAGCAGCTTTCATTCTCTGAGCTTTGGATTCGGGATGTGTTGGCACATGGAGACCCTCCATCTTCTATCCTCTTAAAAAGCTCTGGAAACCACATCCATAAGCCATAATACCTGAGTTTAACAACATTTGGTTTTAATGCATGAATACAAGTAGCCTTATTCATATTTCGATATTAGGAAATACTTCTATTTAAATGTACCCAAATGATATGCAGTAAAATATTATAAGCAGAGCCACACTTCTGGAAGCCAGTGGTCCGACAAAGAGCTGTTTAATGGGGTCGAATGCCTGCAAAACACCAAAACATGCCATGAAGACCATAGTAAAGCTTTTTATTTGAGTGTAAGCAGTGGTCATCAGGTGTCATCACCTGCTTGAGATGTCCGGTGATCCGCTGAGATCTTGAACCTGAACAGAGTCTGTCTTTTTCCCCATCGTCTTTAGGTCGAATCACAAGCCCTGTTGCCTGTTAACACACAAACTCGTTTTCATGAACTGACGCATCAACATAGTGAACGCTGTGAAGGTAGGATCGAAAGCTAACAGTAGATGGGTACAGATGCTTTATGTGTGGTTTACATACAGGAAATGGTTTGATGACAAAACCGTTGTTCAGTCTAAACATTGTCTGGAACACAGATAAAGCCTCCGTCTCACGACCAGCCTGTTCGGGACAAACACAAACTATTAGGACAAAGCATTAAAAATCATGAACAAAAAACAGAGTACACAGGGGTCTTGTAAATCAATTATTTAGATGGGAATACACTTATTAACATCAGGCTTCATTGACTTGCTTTTGTTTTAGGAATGTagtttttgttactttttatTATAGGTCATATATTGTAAACATGCACACTTCTTGTATTCAGTATTTTGCCTTTTAATTACTGAAAattcatatttttcttttttaatattttaaaagcaaTTGGAGTTTAACATTGCAAGAGCAAAATGTTCATAGTTCAACTAAGAAAATTGCACAAAAAAGTGCAAGTGTAAATAATCAATCTATCACATGTATTTTTGTATAGCACTAGCTGTAATGAAGAGTTTTAAActtcttttgtttttttaactatttaactttcataaattgttacatttttaagCATTCACAACATATAGCTTCTTCTCCTAAtgactaaaattgcattttatattttctttgttaatattttaaagttatatAGGCTTAAGTGCCTTTCGAATTGTACacactaggggtgtaacggtacgcaaaaatcacggttcggtgcgaaccccggttttgaagccacggttcggttcattttcggtacagtaaggggaaaatgcaaacattaaactgcaggttgtttattactataaacttttttttacaatttgattacacttttttttaaacagtttttattaaaatataacacataaaatatatataaaatgaaaaaataataaataaaatataacagaaggtaactcttttcttaaccttctcttaaactttttctactaaaaccttgaactaacaaattcaattcctgaatacattcatgaactattagcctacatttttgccaccaaaaattttctgttttgatttattttggattgtttaactcacagtattgaattggctatgtaccatctctgtataaaaaataatattactgctctatgtgtaactgcatagcaagcaacatgatgatatacttattatacactcattttgagattagtgagctgcatacatagccatctttgatcttttgcatgtttatcctaatctttgcttgtgtcgtCAATGTAAGCTGCCTGTGACTTTACTAATGAAGCCCTCCGTAGCTGAGTAGcagctgagtaagcccgggttacagctcttctctgtcccgaccagctgatcgcattgtgacaatgatatgattgacgtgatgtgcagatgaaaaatctgatcacgcattccttattctcgctgtcacagaaagcgcgtctcatgaatgcgtagcaacgaaagacgtgcatcctctcacgcacttttgaaagaacaaagcagcgcgttgacacgcgtttaacatgcgcttttagatatgacacgtaaacgtttacatcaataatcaaacagatatacaactaagtaaataaaaatctttctgtgggccgaattatgttatatgtttgacagaagacttgcgctgaacgcggagacttccgccacttaatatgttcgtgcggaaacgcacgtattatgttccgcacaggcgcacacaaaatgcattcggcctttcggtgcacgtgtgcaccgtgccgaaagccctgaaccgaaacggtccggttcgaatacacgtaccgttacacccctagtacaCACCATTCGGACACGACTGTCaagagttcgccccctagtgacAGCCATACtgaaatttcagtttaattacTCCAGCGCAAAAGCCATAAATCTACGAATATATATAttacagggtttcccgcagcacatttcagtacgggcggcccgcctaagtttggaaaccctaccgccttaactaggtcatcaaaaaaaacaatttgctgcacaaaaggccgtcaagtgcatctcggagaatagcgcgtaTGCACTTCACACCGCGAGTGGGGACGCgtgccacacggccgaaatgagtaAAACATGGTCTGGACCGTCACtatctggaggataactagccagttgataaaacatctcggagaatagcgcagacgcgcttcacaccgcgaacgtgcacgcgcgccacacggccgaaatgagatcgacgtggtccgtcatgtctggaggatagccagttgataaaacgcgtgtccgtgggaacttatgttttgggtttattcaAGCCTGTTAttttattagtctatagtttttgcaaatttaaagggatagttcggccaaaaatgatattaaacccatgatttactcacccccaagctgtccgagttgcatatgtccatcgtttttcacacaaacacattttcggatattttagaaaatgttttagatctttcagttgattaaatgtaatgttacggggtccacccatagtccacgaccttcaagtccaaaaaaagtgcgtccatccttcacaaattaaatccaaacagctccaggatgataaacaaaggtcttctgagggtaatagcagaaggtatttattttcgttaataaagttttaaatatggatatttcaacaacaacaccgcgcggattaccctcagaagacctttctttatcatcctggagccgtttgatTTAtcttgtgaaggatggacgcacttttttttggacttgaaggtcgtggactatgggtggaccccgtaacattacatttaatcaactgaaagatctaaaacattttctaaaatatccgaaaatgtgtttgtctgaaaaacgatggacatatgcaactcggacagcttgggggtgagtaaatcatgggtttaatatcatttttggccgaactatccctttaaagtaagtaagctggtgattttgttgtttgagcaacctgctagctaggtttcacgtgcctgttgattagatataattgttgagcgctcttgctcactttatttatgtgcattatttacatgctacagtggttacactcctttaagataatgtaattaattaatagtgggaaataatcagtttttaccatttttgcaCCATCTATCATCGTTCCCctgacgttctacaacatctgctttaatttgtgtttattaaccctttagtttcacttcatcacgcagctattcccgttaaaggtaaaaacatttaattcattaataatgtagtatgtgttcattttctgtcatcgtttctttaaaattaagttttatttgagtgttttatataaaaatatttacattttcatcatgacgcatacACCACGcacctttgattgccacgccctcgGCCCCGCCCACCCccaccaccttaactaacacattttctgcgggaaacgcTGTATTATACTTAATTTAATTATCAGGAATTAATAGTTTTTAAAGGACTCAAGTGTTaccaataaagttaaacaaaaaaggaTTAATAATTTCTCCTTGCATGCAGTGTTTTGATTGgaacacactgaaatacatcactttcagtgacttcttttttcgaaggctcacgatgcgaagttcgtcacaacatgtatgtagcccgtgatgtgtgtggttcgtaattagggcccgagcacactagggtgtgaggaccctattgtttttgctccgtttattattattattagggcccgagcacaccagggtgtgaggaccctattgtttttgctcggtttattagggcccgagcacaccagggtgtgaggaccctattgtttttgctccgtttattattattattcttcttcttcttctccgaaatggatcgcatttttgagggcctaaacatacccgaaaactcatgaaaatttgcacacgcgtcagaagtggcgaaaatttacatgtagtataggcgtcagaagtgggcgtgtaaaaatggctcgatagcgccacctgcaaaatttcaagagaacagcccccccactacgaaaaacttacagatacgaaatttggtaggatcatctatttctccaagacctacaaaaaagtctcttggagctaagctctaaaccccacaggaagtcagccattttgaattttctctgtcattttttgacatttccaagcgtcgtactttaacgaactcctcctagagatttaatccgatcatcatcatatttggtcagtatcatctaaaggcctttgcgatgctaaattgcggagcttttgacttttcattggagggcgtgtccgtggcggcctggcaaagtgtaatgtttcgccatgaaacaggaaactgatgtaattcaggcatacattgtccgatctgcccctgacttcacacgtttgataagggtccaggcctgaacacatcaacatggcataattcagtaacaaacatagcgccacctagaggcagcaggaaataccatgtttgaagctgtgacttactgctcttaggtatttaaccatatcaacatcatatttcaccagtgtaatctcaagaccttgtgtgatgataaaaagcaacgaccttgacttttcattaaagggcgtgtccgtggcggcctggcaaagtatcgctaaatgaatcgcattttgacaggctaaacaagctcaaaaagtcataaaacgttgcacacacgtcagaagtggcaaaaatttacatgtggcataggcgccagaagtgggcgtgcagaaatggctcgatagcgccacctgcaaattttcaagagaacagccccgccgctacgaaaatcctacagaaacgaaatttggtagggtcatttatcaccccaagacctacaaaaaagtctcttggagcgaagctctaaacctcacaggaagtcagccattttgaatttttgctgtgatttctgtgcaaattttgtcatttccaggcttcgtactttaacgaactcctcctagagattttgtcagatcgtcatcatatttggtcaatctcatctaaaggcctttgcgatgttaaattgcggagcttttgacttttcgttggaaggtgtgtccgtggcggcctgacaaatttcagcgtttttgccatgaaacaggaagttgttataactaaggcatacaatgtccaatctgccccacacttcacatgtttgataagagtcttggactgaacacatttcaatgccaatattcagcttcagtcctagcgccacctagaggtagcaggaaatgccttgttttacgctgtgattcactgttctcagagatttaatcaaatcattatcatatcaggtgagactgatcttaagccctttgcgatgataaattgcgaagatcttgacttttcgttgaagggcgtgtccgtggcggcctcgcaaagagtgatgtttcgccatgagaaagctgttgtaactcaggcatgcaatgtccgacctgtcacagacatcatacgtttgacaagggtcctggcctcaacacatcaatgttacaacaatcaaatacaatcatagcgccacctgctgcacaaaggaggtgtggcacttcaaagttcctttgaatatccgcctatatttacccactgaaatttcaatccccctggttcattgctttactaaggccatagagtggcggtgcacatgcgtgcgagggcccttccatcactgcttgcagttttaattattattattattattagggcccgagcacaccagggtgtgaggaccctattgtttttgctccgtttattagggcccgagcacaccagggtgtgaggaccctattgtttttgctccgtttattattcttcttcttcttcttcttcttcttcttcttcttcttcttctccgaaatggatcgcatttttgagggcctaaacatacccgaaaactcatgaaaatttgcacacgcgtcagaagtggcgaaaatttacatgtagtataggcgtcagaagtgggcgtgtaaaaatggctcgatagcgccacctgcaaaatttcaagagaacagcccccccactacgaaaaacttacagatacgaaatttggtaggatcatctattactccaagacctacaaaaaagtctcttggagctaagctctaaaccccacaggaagtcagccattttgaattttctctgtcattttttgacatttccaagcgtcgtactttaacgaactcctcctagagatttaatccgatcatcatcatatttggtcagtatcatctaaaggcctttgcgatgctaaattgcggagcttttgacttttcattggagggcgtgtccgtg
The DNA window shown above is from Paramisgurnus dabryanus chromosome 23, PD_genome_1.1, whole genome shotgun sequence and carries:
- the sv2 gene encoding synaptic vesicle glycoprotein 2B — its product is MSRRPHEDTEPLLHSSHVDEDDDQVTSKKKLTYEEAVEATGFGLFHWLLLVICGWANASDAVEILCVSFLLPTARCDLHLSSADMGILTASIFLGMMVGGYLWGNLADRGGRQSVLVVSLAVNGTFGAAASLAPSFWLFLLLRFFSGVGVGGSIPVIFSYFTEFQPRLRRGAMISALATFWMAGNILAAGVAWLVIPRTSLNVHLSWLDFQSWRLFVILCSVPSLSSALIFRLFMPESPKFLMEAGRETEALSVFQTMFRLNNGFVIKPFPATGLVIRPKDDGEKDRLCSGSRSQRITGHLKQAFDPIKQLFVGPLASRSVALLIIFYCISFGYYGLWMWFPELFKRIEDGGSPCANTSRIQSSENESCYPVKTAVYMEGFITAASNLPGNIFTILVMDRMGGKILLSVSLLVSSVSVFIIYVVKTKSQSLIVSCVFSGVSVVSWNALDVLGTELYPTQLRSSALGFFTGVGRVAAIMGNVVFGQLVDSNCAVPLLLVAALLLAGGLAAFRLPKTKQTELT